The Aeromicrobium yanjiei genome includes a region encoding these proteins:
- a CDS encoding Na+/H+ antiporter subunit D, producing MNYLVPLPVILPLFGAGATLMLSRWPKAQRWVSFAVLVAVVVIAAVLLYRADQYGPQVTWLGAWTPPLGISLVADRLSALMLLVSAVVTLVVLIYSIGQGMTGDEREAPVSIYHPTFLVLVAGVSNAFLAGDLFNLFVSFEMLLFASYVLLTLGGTETRIRAGTIYVVVNMLSSSLFLISIAAVYAATGSLNFAQLAQRIQDLPDSVSLTLQLLLLVTFAVKAAVFPLSLWLPDSYPTAPAPVTAVFAGLLTKVGVYAILRVQTLLFPDSPLTNLLMWAALITMVIGILGAIAQSDIKRMLSFTLVSHIGYMIFGIGLATEAGVSGAVFYVAHHITIQTALFLVVGLIERRAGSTSLLRLGGLARLSPVLAILFFVPAMNLAGIPPLSGFLGKIGLLQAGLDVGTPLAVTLVIGGVVTSLLTLYAVAKTWAIAFWRTPEQAHETAQALPSPGEEADALHPTVTMVRHRGHVHSGGTAYATSDLEEARQVRDEDAPDRDLYQLLRDGALPERLPRSMVLPTAALIGFSVVFTLVAGPMFGYTDRAATDLMQRTPYLEAVLDGGSR from the coding sequence ATGAACTACCTGGTCCCGCTGCCCGTGATCCTGCCGCTCTTCGGAGCCGGCGCGACGCTGATGCTGTCCCGCTGGCCGAAGGCCCAGCGGTGGGTCAGCTTCGCGGTGCTCGTCGCCGTGGTCGTGATCGCCGCGGTGCTCCTGTACCGGGCCGATCAGTACGGGCCGCAGGTCACCTGGCTCGGCGCCTGGACGCCGCCCTTGGGCATCAGCCTCGTCGCCGACCGGCTCTCCGCGCTGATGCTCCTGGTCTCCGCGGTCGTCACGCTCGTGGTCCTCATCTACTCGATCGGTCAGGGCATGACCGGCGACGAGCGGGAGGCGCCGGTCTCGATCTACCACCCGACGTTCCTGGTGCTGGTGGCCGGCGTCTCCAACGCCTTCCTCGCCGGCGACCTGTTCAACCTCTTCGTCAGCTTCGAGATGCTGTTGTTCGCGAGCTACGTGCTGCTGACCTTGGGCGGCACCGAGACCCGCATCCGGGCCGGGACGATCTACGTCGTCGTGAACATGCTGTCGTCCTCGCTGTTCCTGATCTCGATCGCCGCGGTGTACGCGGCCACCGGAAGCCTCAACTTCGCCCAGCTCGCGCAACGCATCCAGGACCTGCCCGACTCGGTCAGCCTCACCCTGCAGCTGCTGCTGCTCGTGACGTTCGCGGTCAAGGCGGCAGTGTTCCCGCTCTCGTTGTGGCTCCCCGACAGCTATCCGACTGCTCCCGCGCCGGTGACGGCCGTGTTCGCAGGACTGCTCACCAAGGTCGGCGTCTACGCGATCCTGCGCGTCCAGACGCTGCTGTTCCCGGACAGCCCTCTGACGAACCTGTTGATGTGGGCAGCGCTCATCACGATGGTGATCGGCATCCTGGGCGCGATCGCGCAGTCCGACATCAAGCGCATGCTCTCGTTCACCCTCGTCAGCCACATCGGCTACATGATCTTCGGCATCGGCCTGGCCACCGAGGCGGGAGTCTCCGGAGCGGTCTTCTACGTCGCGCACCACATCACGATCCAGACCGCCCTCTTCCTGGTCGTGGGCCTCATCGAGCGTCGGGCCGGCAGCACCTCGCTGCTGCGTCTGGGCGGCCTCGCCCGGCTCTCCCCGGTGCTGGCCATCTTGTTCTTCGTGCCTGCCATGAACCTGGCCGGGATCCCGCCGTTGTCGGGCTTCCTGGGGAAGATCGGTCTGCTCCAGGCAGGGCTCGACGTGGGCACCCCGCTCGCCGTGACCCTCGTGATCGGCGGTGTCGTCACGAGCCTGTTGACGTTGTACGCAGTGGCCAAGACCTGGGCGATCGCGTTCTGGCGCACGCCCGAGCAGGCGCACGAGACCGCGCAGGCGCTCCCGAGCCCCGGGGAGGAGGCCGATGCGCTGCACCCGACCGTCACGATGGTCCGCCACCGCGGGCACGTCCACTCCGGCGGCACGGCGTACGCGACCTCGGACCTCGAGGAGGCGCGTCAGGTGCGCGACGAGGACGCGCCGGACCGTGACCTCTACCAGCTGCTGCGGGACGGCGCACTGCCCGAGCGGCTGCCCCGCTCGATGGTGCTGCCCACCGCCGCGCTGATCGGCTTCAGCGTGGTCTTCACGCTCGTCGCCGGGCCGATGTTCGGTTACACCGACCGAGCCGCGACCGACCTCATGCAGCGCACCCCCTACCTCGAGGCCGTCCTGGACGGGGGCAGCCGATGA
- a CDS encoding Na(+)/H(+) antiporter subunit C translates to MSTNVSLILTASALIGCGVYLILERSLTRVLAGLLLMGNGVSILFLIAGGRAGDAPIEGKTDVADMADPLPQALVLTAIVIALATTAFLLAMAYRSWQLNANDDVQDDVEDASIRRLAAADEASDSHDLATGGQDDDEVTEEGA, encoded by the coding sequence GTGAGCACCAACGTGAGCTTGATCCTGACGGCGTCCGCGCTCATCGGGTGTGGCGTCTACCTGATCCTCGAGCGGAGCCTGACCCGGGTGCTGGCGGGCCTGCTCCTCATGGGCAACGGCGTGAGCATCCTGTTCCTCATCGCCGGGGGACGCGCGGGCGACGCCCCGATCGAGGGCAAGACCGACGTGGCCGACATGGCGGACCCGCTGCCCCAGGCGTTGGTGCTGACGGCGATCGTGATCGCCCTGGCCACGACGGCGTTCCTGCTCGCGATGGCCTACCGCAGCTGGCAGCTGAATGCCAACGACGACGTCCAGGACGACGTCGAGGACGCCTCGATCCGCCGTCTCGCGGCTGCTGACGAGGCCTCGGACAGCCACGACCTGGCCACCGGCGGCCAGGACGACGACGAAGTGACGGAGGAGGGCGCATGA
- a CDS encoding Na+/H+ antiporter subunit A, which translates to MIPLIAAHFLAAAIAPWLISVLRSRAFLVLAVVPLVSFGWALSQTGSVRDGEGPTTVLSWVPSLGVELAFHMGALQWLMTLIVTGIGALVLGYCAWYFSDDDPALPSFAGTFVAFAGSMLGLVLCDDLLVLYVFWELTTVFSYLLIGSDPAKRASRQAAMQALIVTTLGGLAMLVGMLVLGQDAGTHRISEILADPPTGTAAAVAVALLLVGALSKSALVPFHFWLPGAMAAPTPVSAYLHAASMVKAGVYLVALLSPAFAGIAGWHEMVLVLGIGTMLLGGWRALRQYDIKLLLAYGTVSQLGFLIVVFGVGTRAAALAGVAMLLAHALFKATLFLVVGIIDHQAGTRDLRLLSGVGKSAPVLFVTALVAGASMAGLPPLLGFVAKESVFGSLLDASHDRADLSPLAAVLVLIGVILGTVLTVAYTVRFLWGAFAHKADAPETLFAPTPRGFLFAPVVLAALTIALGFAGPALTHAFEPYTHQFPEGSHDTELALWHGFELPLAFSVVAVVLGVAIFWRRADFGRLQTAVSPRWTADDGYRIVMRTVDRLAVETTGLTQRGSVAAYLAIILLVVLLLPGTAVLMALDEPIEVVRWDTPAQAVVGVIIVLAALFAARSRRRLRAVILVGVTGYGTAMLFVLHGAPDLALTQVLVETTSLVIFVLVLRRLPSHFTDRPLSPRRYLRMALGAAVGATVALVMLVTTGSRTADPISKRYPDEVVEFGGGHNIVNVILVDIRAWDTLGEISVLVAAATGVASLIFLDTRMSGIRRVYDIPYPASVDKIPTAPGRRVWLPGPRTLPPDRRSIIFEVVARLLFPVLIVFGIYLLLAGHNLPGGGFAAGMVTGLALMVRYLAGGRYELDEAAPIDAGVLMGTGLFIAAASGLAPLAFGGAVLQSALIDLEVPVLGELHLVTSTFFDIGVYLVVVGLVLDLLRALGARIDRQILREERAAEQEVRL; encoded by the coding sequence TTGATCCCGCTGATCGCCGCACATTTCCTGGCTGCAGCGATCGCTCCGTGGCTCATCTCCGTGCTTCGCAGCCGAGCGTTCCTCGTTCTCGCTGTGGTCCCACTGGTCAGCTTCGGCTGGGCGCTCAGCCAGACCGGCAGCGTCCGGGACGGCGAGGGCCCCACCACCGTGCTCAGCTGGGTGCCCAGCCTCGGCGTCGAGCTGGCGTTCCACATGGGAGCGTTGCAATGGCTCATGACGCTGATCGTGACGGGCATCGGGGCCTTGGTGCTCGGCTACTGCGCCTGGTACTTCTCCGACGACGACCCCGCACTGCCGTCCTTTGCGGGCACCTTCGTGGCGTTCGCGGGCTCGATGCTGGGACTCGTCCTGTGTGACGACCTGCTGGTCCTGTACGTGTTCTGGGAGCTGACCACTGTCTTCTCCTACCTGTTGATCGGCAGCGACCCGGCCAAGCGGGCCAGCCGCCAGGCCGCGATGCAGGCGCTCATCGTCACCACGCTGGGCGGCCTGGCGATGCTCGTGGGCATGCTCGTGCTCGGCCAGGACGCCGGGACGCATCGCATCAGCGAGATCCTCGCGGACCCGCCCACCGGAACGGCCGCTGCGGTCGCGGTCGCCCTGCTCCTGGTCGGTGCCCTCAGCAAGTCGGCCCTGGTCCCGTTCCATTTCTGGTTGCCGGGCGCGATGGCCGCCCCGACCCCCGTCAGCGCCTATCTGCACGCCGCGTCCATGGTGAAGGCCGGCGTCTACCTCGTCGCACTGCTCTCGCCGGCGTTCGCCGGCATCGCGGGGTGGCACGAGATGGTGCTCGTGCTCGGCATCGGCACGATGCTGCTGGGCGGATGGCGCGCCCTGCGCCAGTACGACATCAAGCTCCTCCTCGCCTACGGCACGGTGAGCCAGCTCGGCTTCCTGATCGTGGTGTTCGGCGTGGGCACGAGGGCAGCGGCGCTCGCCGGCGTGGCGATGCTGCTCGCCCACGCGTTGTTCAAGGCGACCCTGTTCCTCGTGGTCGGCATCATCGACCACCAGGCCGGGACGCGTGACCTGCGCCTGCTGTCGGGCGTCGGGAAGTCCGCGCCCGTCCTGTTCGTGACCGCCCTGGTCGCGGGGGCGTCGATGGCCGGGCTGCCGCCCCTGCTCGGCTTCGTCGCCAAGGAGAGCGTCTTCGGCTCCCTGCTGGACGCCTCCCACGACCGGGCCGATCTCTCCCCGCTCGCGGCCGTCCTCGTCCTGATCGGCGTGATCCTTGGCACCGTGCTCACCGTGGCCTACACGGTGCGGTTCCTCTGGGGTGCGTTCGCCCACAAGGCCGACGCGCCCGAGACGCTGTTCGCGCCGACGCCGCGCGGCTTCCTCTTCGCCCCCGTGGTCCTGGCCGCGCTCACGATCGCCTTGGGCTTCGCGGGGCCGGCGCTGACTCACGCGTTCGAGCCGTACACGCACCAGTTCCCAGAAGGCTCGCACGACACCGAGCTCGCCCTCTGGCACGGCTTCGAGCTGCCGCTGGCGTTCTCGGTCGTCGCGGTCGTCCTCGGTGTCGCGATCTTCTGGCGCCGGGCCGATTTCGGCCGGCTGCAGACCGCCGTGTCGCCGCGTTGGACCGCCGACGACGGCTACCGGATCGTGATGCGCACGGTCGACCGTCTCGCGGTGGAGACCACCGGCCTGACCCAGCGAGGCTCCGTCGCGGCGTACCTCGCGATCATCCTCCTGGTGGTGCTGCTTCTCCCTGGCACCGCTGTGCTCATGGCCCTCGACGAGCCCATCGAGGTGGTGCGCTGGGACACCCCCGCGCAGGCGGTCGTGGGCGTCATCATCGTGCTGGCGGCGTTGTTCGCGGCACGGTCGCGCCGACGGTTGCGGGCGGTCATCCTCGTGGGCGTCACCGGCTACGGCACGGCGATGCTGTTCGTCCTGCACGGCGCGCCGGACCTCGCCCTCACCCAGGTCCTCGTGGAGACGACCAGCCTGGTCATCTTCGTGCTGGTGCTGCGGCGGCTGCCGTCGCACTTCACCGATCGCCCCCTGTCGCCGCGTCGCTACCTGCGCATGGCGCTGGGTGCGGCCGTCGGCGCCACGGTCGCCCTGGTCATGCTCGTCACGACCGGCTCCCGCACCGCGGACCCGATCTCGAAGCGCTATCCGGACGAGGTCGTCGAGTTCGGTGGCGGCCACAACATCGTCAACGTGATCCTCGTCGACATCAGGGCGTGGGACACGCTCGGGGAGATCTCCGTGCTGGTCGCGGCGGCCACCGGTGTGGCGAGCCTGATCTTCCTCGACACGCGGATGTCCGGCATCCGCCGCGTGTACGACATCCCGTACCCCGCGTCCGTCGACAAGATCCCGACCGCTCCGGGGCGGCGCGTGTGGCTGCCGGGGCCGAGGACGTTGCCGCCGGACCGTCGCTCGATCATCTTCGAGGTCGTGGCCCGGTTGCTGTTCCCCGTGCTCATCGTCTTCGGGATCTATCTGCTCCTCGCGGGTCACAACCTGCCCGGTGGCGGATTCGCGGCCGGCATGGTGACCGGTCTGGCGCTGATGGTCCGCTATCTCGCGGGCGGGCGGTACGAGCTGGACGAGGCCGCACCGATCGACGCCGGCGTCCTGATGGGCACGGGCCTGTTCATCGCGGCCGCCTCGGGCCTCGCGCCGCTCGCCTTCGGGGGTGCCGTGCTGCAGAGCGCGTTGATCGACCTCGAGGTGCCGGTCCTGGGTGAGCTGCACCTCGTCACGTCGACCTTCTTCGACATCGGGGTCTACCTGGTGGTGGTGGGTCTGGTGCTCGACCTGCTGCGTGCCCTCGGCGCCCGGATCGACCGTCAGATCCTGCGCGAGGAACGCGCCGCCGAGCAGGAGGTCCGCCTGTGA